Genomic segment of Panicum virgatum strain AP13 chromosome 2K, P.virgatum_v5, whole genome shotgun sequence:
TGCTGCACATCGGTCATTACTTACAGGCCATGTGTGGGAGGGGAACCGTAGCGACGACGCCTCTAAGGAGGTGAACGGCGCCAAGGGTGTTGTCGTCATCGAGGCTGGCTAGATTTCGGCAAGGCTTTTGCCAGCGATTCTACTAACCATTTACCTCATTGCTTGAGCCCTCAGCGGCTCGAGCGTTGCAGCAAGGTACTCCACCATTGCTCTCATTACCATACTCCGGCCGCACCCCGCTGTTTGAATAATTGGTGATTCGCACAAGCAGCAAGGCGCAACATCGTGAGTTGTAGCCATGGTGCCACCCGACCGCTTCATTCAGAGGGCATTGATGCGCCAGCTGCACGCAGCAGCTTCACAGCTGTGTCGGCCACCGCCTCTGGCCAGACAGCACAAGAGGCCATTGCCGACCACAGCTGCCGGCACTGGCACCCGCTAGCGTTTGTGGCCCCACCTCCGCGTCCATTGCCTCGCTCAACCTTGATGTCAACCTAGCTTTTTTCTCTCGATTTTCAAATCTCAATTTCATCTTCGAGGGCAGCAATCTTGGCTTGCGCTTTTGCAAGCATCTTGCTCTTCTCATACAAATCATCACCCATTTGATGCATGTGCTTCCTCATGAACTCTAGTTTGTCGAAGGAGTCGGATGAGTCATCGTCGCCGGAGGCAGGCCTCGAGCCCCCGGATGCCGCCTTCTTCGGTGGCCTCCCGCGGGGCCGTttagccggcggcgaggccatcGACGGAGCTCCGCTGGGTCGCTTTCTCGGTGATGAGGCCACACAGGGTGCCAAGGCTGAGGAGGTCGCCGCATCCTTTCGCGTGCGCCCACGGGGGCCCTTGTCTGCCGGCGATGCCGCGGAGAGCGACGCAGCCTTTCGCGGGCGCCCACGGGGGTGCTTGATCACCGGCAAGGCCGAGGACAACGATTTAGCCTTCCGCGGGCGACCATAGGGGCgcttggccgccggcgaggccgaggaggacgacACAGCCTTTCGCGGGCGCCCACGAGGGCTCTTGACCACCGGCAAGGCCGAGGATGGCGACTTAGCCTTCCGCGGGCGACCACGGGGGGGCTTGGCCGCCAGCGAGGCCGTGGAGATCTCCTTCGACGTCGGTGCGAGACCATGGGGCTGGTTGGCCGGCTCCAACAGTTGCAAGGCCGCCGTCAGATCGGCCGCCGACACGGGGAAACCCATGCTGGAATCGGAGTCGGAGTCGCTGTTTACCTCGATGAGAACCATACCGCTCGCcaggctggtggctggtggctggtgctggtgctggataCAGATCCATTCAGGGAGATTGGGGAAAAAAGGGAAGAATGGAGAGATGCTCAGGGGCATGTAAGTAATTTCCATCCATTCAGATTAGGCGTGACCATGCGTTCAAGACTAGGTTGTTGACGCGTCTTGCCACATCCCATGACAAAGAACCTTTTTGTCCTTGCCTTATCCTTTAGGACAACCCGAGAGCACGGACCCGAGCCAGACGCGCCTCACTGCGCATCTCTGCTTGCCGCTAGAATCTGCCCCTACTCACCACCCGCAATTGCCGCTGGCACAAAAGGATGTCGCGTGTTGTAGATTCCTCATCTGGATGGAGGCAGTGTAGGGAAATGGGCAccgaaaaacaaaatttttctacccATACCCAGGAATTACTACTGTTATAGATCAcgagattaccactagacgcgcggctTCGGAACTTTTGCAGCgcatcggtgtagtgcagatggaagccggcagtgcagttgcgagaacctcctcacgttcggctcgtccttgtgcagcagatgcgacacctccaaggtatccacacgtacggaAAGAAGCGTCATGCTCCGGACTACTAGATCCACAAGAGCGACCTAGGGCTTCAGAGCGCAG
This window contains:
- the LOC120695101 gene encoding neurofilament medium polypeptide-like is translated as MVLIEVNSDSDSDSSMGFPVSAADLTAALQLLEPANQPHGLAPTSKEISTASLAAKPPRGRPRKAKSPSSALPVVKSPRGRPRKAVSSSSASPAAKRPYGRPRKAKSLSSALPVIKHPRGRPRKAASLSAASPADKGPRGRTRKDAATSSALAPCVASSPRKRPSGAPSMASPPAKRPRGRPPKKAASGGSRPASGDDDSSDSFDKLEFMRKHMHQMGDDLYEKSKMLAKAQAKIAALEDEIEI